In the genome of Syntrophomonadaceae bacterium, the window TTGCCTCGGTAGAAACATAAGCCTCAATAGCATGTACAAGGGCATCGATACCCGTATCAGCCACTAGCTGTTGGGGGGCATGCTGAATACATGTGGAATCAAGAATGGCTATATCGGGTGCCATCCACTCATCTACGATACATACTTTTTGTCCTTCGGCAGTTATGACTGCGAAATTGGTCACCTCGGAACCAGTACCACTTGTCGAAGGTATAGCAATAAACAGCGGTTTCTTAAATTCCTCTTCTGATGCTTTTTTAAACTGCCACAGGGAGTATAGGATACCCTTGGCGGCATCGATCACAGATCCTCCGCCCAAAGCAACAACGGTATCGGCGCAAGTCTCCAAATACTTGTTCATACCGGCAGCTATGACTTGTACATCCGGGTCTGGGCGCACTGCAGTAAAAACATCAGACTTTATTTTTGCTTCATTAAGATAATCTATTGCCTTTTGGAGATATCCCAGTTTCTCCATTACCCCGTCAGAAACAATAAACGCACGGGATCCTCTAATTTCTTTTAGAAATTGCATGGACCCCTCATCAAAATAAATCGCTGGCTTGATCACAAATTTTCTCATAACCGCATCACCTCCGATCCATATCCCCATCAGGCAAGCTCTTTTAGCAATCTATTTAGAAATTCATGTAAATCCTGGATACTGTCAATAGAACGATAACTGGCTGAAGGATAAATCGTTTCAGGAGTCTGCCCACCCTTTATTCCTCTTGTTATATCCTCCAGTTGCCGTACTCCGTAGCCGACTTTGCGAATATTAATCAAATTCATCGGGCTGACGTTATCTGAAGTTATTCCTCCGCCTGCCGCGCCAGAGCCCAGCGTCAATGCCGGGAAAAGATTGGTTGTGGCTCCGATACCGCCTAACGTGGCAGGAGTATTCACCAGAATTCTTGATACTGGTTTTTTCAGGGCAAATTCCCGGATTACATTTTCATTCTGCGAGTGGATAACCAGAGTGTGACCACGCCCCTCATTGACCAGTAGCTCTATGCATTTCTCACAGGCATGCATCCAGTCTTTTTCGATATAAAATGCCAAAACAGGGCAAAGTTTTTCTCTGGCATAGGGATTGGATGCGAATACATTTTTTTGTTCAGAAATCAATATTTTTGTTTCCTCAGGGACACTGGCGCCGATCCGCTTGGCCAGCTCGACAGCCGGTCTCCCGACAATTTCCGGATTCATGCTGCCATCGGCGCAGTAAAAAAGCTTGCTGAGTTGCTCCGATTCCTGGGGTGACATGAAATAGGCCCCGCTACGCCTGAGCTCTTCTTTTACTTCGTCAGCGATGCATTCTTCCGCAACGACGGACTGTTCAGAAGCTGAAACAATCCCGTTATCGAAAGTTCTGCTGGCAATAATATCCGCCACGGCCTTTTTAATGTTGGCGGAACGCTCAATAAAGGCAGGCCCATTGCCTGGGCCGCTGTAAATGACCGGCTTGCCAGATGTGCGGGCCGCACTGACCATTTTGGGCACTCCTGTAATCAGAAT includes:
- a CDS encoding acetaldehyde dehydrogenase (acetylating), with translation MSRIDNDLLSVQEARILVENAREAQKELAAFPQEKLDKIIGQMAKATSKYAKELAIMSHEETGYGKWQDKLVKNIFASDYIYQKIKDMKVIGIIGEDKANKTIDIGVPVGVIVALPPSTSPVSTTIYKALIAIKSGNAIVFSPHPKARKVITKVLDILIGAAEECGLPSGAIGCLSTLAVEGTVTMMSHQDTSLILITGVPKMVSAARTSGKPVIYSGPGNGPAFIERSANIKKAVADIIASRTFDNGIVSASEQSVVAEECIADEVKEELRRSGAYFMSPQESEQLSKLFYCADGSMNPEIVGRPAVELAKRIGASVPEETKILISEQKNVFASNPYAREKLCPVLAFYIEKDWMHACEKCIELLVNEGRGHTLVIHSQNENVIREFALKKPVSRILVNTPATLGGIGATTNLFPALTLGSGAAGGGITSDNVSPMNLINIRKVGYGVRQLEDITRGIKGGQTPETIYPSASYRSIDSIQDLHEFLNRLLKELA
- a CDS encoding iron-containing alcohol dehydrogenase is translated as MRKFVIKPAIYFDEGSMQFLKEIRGSRAFIVSDGVMEKLGYLQKAIDYLNEAKIKSDVFTAVRPDPDVQVIAAGMNKYLETCADTVVALGGGSVIDAAKGILYSLWQFKKASEEEFKKPLFIAIPSTSGTGSEVTNFAVITAEGQKVCIVDEWMAPDIAILDSTCIQHAPQQLVADTGIDALVHAIEAYVSTEATHCTDALAEKAVQLIFKHLKTLYKNTSDSFARENIQNASCIAGMAFTNAGLGLNHSLAHALGGTFHISHGRSNALLLAAVIEYNANIDGKTDGYAALKYARLAAMLQLPARTSREGTINFLQAVKDLKRSMGLPGSIREMGIEQSEFAGQLANMVELALQDRCTATNPRRPTKEDLGSILKKSF